From one Bos taurus isolate L1 Dominette 01449 registration number 42190680 breed Hereford chromosome 24, ARS-UCD2.0, whole genome shotgun sequence genomic stretch:
- the LOC100298064 gene encoding hepatitis A virus cellular receptor 1, translated as MHPWVAILGLLFLLDGVTSYHRVTGVVGQSVTLPCYYNGEVTSMCWGRGSCPWLNCGTNIIWTDGYRVTYRRDGRYQLNGNIRGRDVSLTINNAAASDSGLYCCRIEVRGWFNDIKTTLELRINPAPPTMTTTTTTATTTTTTTTTPTTTTTTPRTTPTTRRTTTTTTPRTSTTRKTTTTTTPRRTNRRKRTTTTTPRTATTTRRTTTTTTPRTTTTTTTIPRTTTTTRKTTITTTPKTTTTITTITTTTPKTTITTTPTTTTTTISTTMVTTAPTTTTTTVPTTINTTTPTMTVTTAPVTARSSTSALPMPAPTKDLQPASLSSPTQTAESQPTTLYERNITSSPWHSCSADGNGTVTQSPDPHWHNNQTIAVLAQETWMSTNKGVYIGISVTILALLVMFVVFWIRRRYFCLGSKVELLRVIPLKDSRIGALKNAALKPIQAEDNVCIIDDYH; from the exons ATGCATCCTTGGGTAGCCATCCTGGGCCTCCTATTCCTGCTAG ATGGTGTAACCTCTTACCATCGAGTGACTGGAGTGGTTGGTCAGAGTGTCACTCTACCCTGCTACTATAATGGAGAAGTCACAAGCATGTGTTGGGGCCGAGGGTCATGTCCTTGGCTGAATTGCGGAACTAACATCATCTGGACCGATGGATACAGAGTCACCTATCGGAGGGATGGACGTTACCAGCTAAATGGCAATATTCGTGGAAGGGATGTGTCTTTGACCATAAACAACGCTGCCGCGTCTGACAGTGGCTTGTATTGTTGCCGAATTGAGGTGAGAGGGTGGTTCAATGACATAAAAACCACCCTAGAGTTGAGGATCAATCCAG CTCCACCTACAATGACAACGACCACCACCACTGCTACTACAACAACAACTACCACCACTActccaacaaccaccaccactactccAAGAACAACCCCCACTACAAGAAGGACAACTACCACCACTACGCCAAGAACAAGCACTACAAGAAAGACAACTACCACCACTACGCCAAGAAGAACCAATAGAAGAAAGAGAACTACCACCACTACTCCAAGAACAGCCACCACTACAAGAAGGACTACTACCACCACTACTCCAagaaccactaccaccaccaccactattcCAAGAACAACCACCACTACTAGAAAGACAACCATTACTACTACTCCAAAAACAACTACCACTATTACAACAATCACCACTACTACCCCCAAAACAACCATCACCACAActccaacaaccaccaccaccactatttCAACCACAATGGTCACCACTGctccaacaaccaccaccactactgTGCCAACAACAATCAATACCACTACTCCAACCATGACAGTCACCACTGCTCCAGTGACAGCGAGGTCCTCTACTTCTGCTCTTCCAATGCCAGCACCCACAAAGGACCTCCAGCCAG CTTCTTTGTCTTCTCCAACTCAGACAGCAGAAAGCCAGCCTACTACCCTGTATGAAAGAAACATAACCAGCTCACCATGGCACTCTTGTTCAGCAG ATGGAAATGGCACTGTGACCCAGTCTCCAGATCCCCATTGGCATAACAATCAAACT ATTGCAGTGCTGGCACAAGAAACATGGATGAGCACCAACAAGGGAGTCTACATTGGAATCTCAGTTACTATTTTGGCATTGTTGGTCATGTTTGTGGTATTCTGGATTAGGAGAA gatatttttgcctggggagcAAGGTGGAGCTACTACG TGTGATTCCATTGAAAGATTCTCGCATTGGAGCTTTGAAAAATGCAGCTCTGAAGCCTATCCAAGCAGAAGACAATGTCTGCATTATTGATGACTATCACTAA